The sequence below is a genomic window from Draconibacterium halophilum.
TATCAGTAACGGTGTTTTGGTTGGAAATGTACATGTTACCTTTATGAATGGTAATGTAAGCGTAGAATACCAGATGCTGGAAGGATATGTATTGAGTGAGGCTCATGTGTATGTCGGTTGTGACCCATATCCGGTGAAAAATAAAAAGCCCACTGTTGCTCCTGGACAGTTTACCTACAATTCAGGAGATCTTGATCATTCAACAGGAATTACAGTCAACTTTACCGATGTTACTACAGATCAGGTTTACATCATTGTACATGGCGTTACTTGTGAAGAAGTTTGCAGATGCAGTGAACGTCCGGGTGTAGATGATGGTGCTGTATTTGACTACAACGAAACCATTGAATGTTCTGATGAAGAAACCAGCAACTCGAAAGGCAAGAAAAAAACTGTTGTTACAGGTATTAATGACTTTACAGTTTCAGAATTGAATGTATTCCCTAATCCATTCGATGAAGTCGTAAACTTCGAGTTTGTACCTGCAATTAGTGGTCATGCCGTTCTTGAAATTCACAATATGCTTGGACAACGGGTTGTCAGATTACTGGACAAGCCAGTTGAAGCAGGTGAATTGCAGCGCGTAGAATTCAGACCTGAAACAGAAATTTCAGGAATGTACCTCTACAAACTGGATATTGACGGAGATATCCGTATTGGAAAAATTATTTACCGAAACAAATGATAAATACTTTTTCAGAATCAATAAATTACAACTTTACTGAAAACAGTAATTGATTTCGGGAGGTTCTACTAAAAGTAAGATGAGAGGCTAGCTCAGAGGAGCAGCCTCTTTTCTTTTGTATTAATGTGAAATAGAATTTTGATGAATTATTTAGTTGCGCTTATTTTTCACTCCCCGTAATGGCTCAGCTTCCAGTGGATTATCAGGCCAGTGGTGTTTGGGGTATCGTGCTTTCAATTCTTTTTTTACTTCAAAATAGGTGTTATTCCAAAAGCTTTTAAGATCGTTGGTAACCTGCACCGGTTTAAATCCCGGCGATAAAAGATGAAGTAGCACTTTTACATTTCCATTGTTTACGGTTGGTGTTTCGAGTAAGCCAAATACTTCCTGCAAACGAACTTCCAAAATCGGTGCTTCGCCTGCCTGTCCATATTTAAGTTTGATATTCGATCCGCTGGGTACTTGTAGTCGCTCCGGTGCAAGCTTGTCCAGTAATTGTTGCAGGTTGTAATTCAAATGATGTTGAAGCACCTTTTTAAGATCGATCTTTTTCAAATCTTCCGGTTTTTTTATATCGGCCAGATAAGGAGACAGCCAATCATTATTAGTGGATAGCAGGAGGTTTGTACTAACATCGGGCCATTCATGGTTTTTATCCCAGATCCTTAAACTGTTGATCCTGTTTTGCCATTGCTCCACTTCCTGATTAAAATTAAGCAACCAGGCACCTTCCTTTTTTATGGCATCAGAAATCGCCTTTATTTTTTGATCAATATTATAATCCTGCAATGGTTTTTGTTGAAGGATTATGCTTCCGATTCGTAATTCGGAAAAGGCAGAAAAGCCACCTCTTTTTGTATCCCAGTTAATGGATTCCACCGATTTTACCATCGGCGCAAGATCGCGCGGATTTAACGGTGAGGCTAAAAATATCCGGCCAACGCCATCGCGGGCATTTACACTTGCGATTGACAACCATTCTTCGTGTGCAAGATCGTCTTCGTGCCCGGCGGCAGCTATATTCCCATTAGCCAGTTTGAACTGCGCATTATTACCGGGTGTGGCGTGTGCAATGCGCTCCGGATAGGCATAAGCCAGCAGTAAACCTGTTTCAAAGGGATCAGTTGGAGAGTTGTCTTCAACAACACTTAGCATCTTCTGATACTGCGCTGAAATTTTGGCGATATGTTTTAGTCGTTTGTTTTTTAAACTTCCGGTGCGGTAACGGCGCAAGGCTTCGATTCGTAGATTGATGTCGATTCCTGCATCCCGGTTCAACGGATCTCGTTCTTCTAAAATGGCCGCAATATCGCATGCTAAAGCTGTAAGGTCATTGTTTTGTGCCAAAAGTAACATGTGCGCCAGGCGTGGGTGGCAAGGTAACTGATGAATAGCCTTCCCGTGTTCTGTAATTTTACCATTTTCAATTGCCTCCAGCTGCTCAAGTAATTCGTTGGCTTGCAAAACATGACCCTTTGGTGGAGGAGTTAGCCAGGTAAGTTTGATGATATCATCAACACCCCATTTTGCCATTTCCAGTGCCAGAGAGGCCAGGTCTGCTTCTTCAATTTCAGGTGTTCGGTGTTTATTTAAGCGGTGATGTGTTGCTTTGCTCCACATGCGGTAACAAACACCGGGGCCAAGTCGTCCTGCCCGTCCGGCCCTTTGGTCGGCCGAATCATTAGTGATTTCCACCGTTTCGAGGCGCGACAAACCTGTGTTTGGATTAAATTTAAGTGTTCGGCTAAATCCACAGTCAACAACAACTTTTACACCTTCAATGGTTAAACTGGTTTCGGCGATGGTAGTTGCCAGGATGATTTTTCTTCGCCCTTCGCGGCTGGGCATAATCGCTGCAAATTGTTTTTGTGGCGGAAGCTGTCCGTAAAGCGGATGAATGGCAATTCCCTTGTGTTTGCTTCGTAAAATGGCCTCTGTGTTTTTTATTTCTGCTTCGCCGGGCAGAAATACCAAAATGTCGCCTTCGTTTTTGGCAACTGCTTTTGAAACAACACGACTTGTCAGCTCAGGAAGAAGTTTCAGGTCGTTATCGCCTTCATAATGAATATCAACAGGGTATTGGCGTCCTTCGCTAACTACCGACGGTGCTTTTAGTAATTGTGTGAGTTGCGGCATGTTGAGTGTGGCTGACATAATCATGATTCGCAGATCGGGACGCAAAATTTGCTGCGCCTCGTGCGAAAGAGCTAAAGCAACATCGGCAAACAAACTCCGTTCGTGAAATTCATCGAAAATTACCATGCCAACTCCTTCCAGCGCATTATCATTTTGTAGCATGCGAGTGAGAATTCCTTCGGTAACCACTTCAAGTTGTGTGGTTTTGCTCACACAACTATCAAAACGAATGCGGTAACCAACGCGTTTACCAACCTGTTCGCCTAAAAGTTCGGCCAGCCGGTTTGCAATGCTTCGTGCAGCCAAACGCCGTGGTTCAAGCATTATGATCTTCTGGCCATTCAACCATTTTTCATCAAGCAAAACAAGTGGTATAACAGTGCTTTTCCCTGCACCCGGAGGAGCGTGAACGATTAAGGTATTTTCCTTTTGCAGGTGTTGTTTTACCTCGCCGATTACTTCAACGATAGGTAAATTTGTATTATGTGGATTGAAACTCAATTTCTCAGATTTAGAATGCAAAAGTAGGGCGTTTTTATAAAACAACAGCGGATGAATTGAAACTCATCCGCTGAAAGTATTTTATGTTTTGCTAATTAAACGGCAATTTCTATCCCAACCGGACAATGGTCGGAGCCCATAACTTCGTTCAAAATGTATGCTTTTTGTACGTTCGGAATAAAGCTTTCAGAAACGAGGAAATAATCGATTCTCCAGCCTACATTCTTTCCGCGTGCTCCGGCTCGGTAACTCCACCACGAATATTTATCGGTAACATCGGGGTAAAAATGTCGGAAAGTATCCAGCAGTCCTCCTTGCGTAAATCGATCCATTCCATCAATTTCCTGCTGCATAAAACCTGCCGATTTATTGTAGTTTGGTTTTGGTCGTGCCAGATCGATAGGGCGGTGAGCCACGTTAAAATCGCCACAAATTATAACCGGTTTGCGTTTTTCCAGTTCTTTTAGGTAATTGAAAAATGTCAGATCCCATTCCTGACGATAATCTAAACGTTTTAGTGCGCTGCCGGAGTTGGGTACATAAACATTTATCAAATAAAAACTTTCATATTCCAGGCACAATACACGGCCTTCTGTATCGTGTATGTCAATTCCCATATCGCGCGAAACGCTTATCGGTTCTGTTTTTGTTAAGATAGCTGTTCCGGAATAGCCTTTCTTTTCTGCAGAGTTCGAATAAATATGGTAATCGTTTATGGGAGCCAATGTCTCAGCCACCTGATCATCTTGTGCTTTCGTTTCCTGCAGGCAAAGTATGTCGGCATCCAGTAGTTTAAAATCTTCAAAAAAATTCTTTTTGGCAACGGCACGTATTCCGTTAACATTCCATGATATGAGTTTCATCTGAAGTTGTATTTTTATTTTTGGTGAAAATAATAATTACAGATGAGTTGAGGAAGCGATCACTGAAATGGAAATAAAAAGCCCGGACAAAAGTCCAGGCTCAAAATATGATGTTTTTGAAATTTTTGGAGTATCTAATTCGAATTATCCGTTTAGAACGAGAATCCCAGTTCCAGTTCGAACTGGTTCATTTCAATCTCAATGGTTTGTCCTGATGGAGGATCCAGTGGATTTGCACCTTCCACACTGGTGTTCATGGCATAGTTTAAAGCCAGGTGGAATTGGTTGCCACTTCGTCCAACTTCTTTTGAAAGACCCAGTGCAACTTGATTTTCAATAACACCAGGAGCAAGAATGTTAAACATCACTTCTGATTCAGAAATTGGGTTGTCGCCAATTGAAAGTCCTGCACGGAATTCCCAGGTGTCAACACCAGCATAGTTAAAACCAATTTTGTAAACCATAATATTGTCCCATCCAAAACCTGCTCCATTATCTCCGCCTAACATGCTGGTTGCGTCACCCATCATTGCATTGTTCAAATTTGACATTGGATTTCCAATCGATTTTATATCGCCAAACATAATTTGTTTTACATCGGCCATTACTGTGAAATCATCAACAAACTCCCATGCAAAACCTGCTGTCCAGCTAGAAGGGATATCAAAATCACCTTGCTCGGCAAATAAACCAGCGTAATCGTCAAATTCACTCATGAAAACTTTCGACTGGTAAGTAAGACCAATAGTGAAATTATCAGCCACTTGTCCGAGGTAGCCAATTTTAAAACCGTAACCCAAACCACTATCAGTACCGTTGCCTGAAAGTGCAGATGGGTTAGAAGAAAATGCACCAAAAGCTGTAAGCCCTTTAGCTTCGAAGTACTGATAGGCCAATACGGCGGTTACACCAATACTATGTTTCTCGCCTAATTTTGTCGAATAAGTTATATTTCCGAATAGCTGTGCCAGGTTTACACCTGTAGTTTCTGATGTTGGATCGTAAAATGTAGCTGTTGGATAATCGGTGTTCATTCCACCATTTCCAAATAAAGCCGCTGAAATACTTGAGTTATCGCTAATCATCCAGTTGGCACCTGCCGAAGGCATAAGAAATAATTTGCTATCACTTTCAATTGTTCCGGGCATTAATCCAAAAGTACCTTCCATACCTGATGGATTTCCTGTAACGGTGTACTGTCGGTTCGGATTAAAGAAGTTAACTCCCAATTGGTATTTCGATCCCAAAAATACATTTCCTGCGGGGTTGCCATTTATTAACGATCCCTGGTAAAATGCAATACCGGCACCAGCTAATCCTTTGTTAATTGTACCGTAGCCAACGCTAAAATAACCATCGGTTGCAAAAGTTTGCGAAGAAATAAAAAGACCTGCCATGAAGACCAATAAAGTCTTTACGTTAAAGTGTTTCATTTGTATTAATTTTTTTGGTTGTGGCATAATTGAATTAAATACATTTCGATACGCAAAACGCAGTTTAGATGATGTTTATATTGCGATTTACAGTAGCTTATTATAGCTGTAATTGCTTCAATTTACCCTTTAAATTTAGTGAATAATGTCGCAAAGGTATTTTTGAAATTATTATACGATTAACGAGTGCTTATGATACATATCATAAGAGTAACATAAATGAACAGATGCCGTATATTTCTTCAAAAATTGAACTCTAACAAATTCTTTTGACATAATGCTCTTGAGTTAACAAAACAATAAACAATAGCTATTTTTTGGTTAATTAATAAATTTCATAAGATTGATCAAACTTCAATTCTGTATTTTTGTTTAAGGATTAGAAACACGAAAATTATGAGTAAAAAATCTGCTCCTGAAAAACAGGAAAGAAGAGATCGCCGTGATATGATTCAATACATTAACCTACAGTTGGCGTCTTTAGGTCAGCCAACATTTAATGATGATTCAGATTCCGGCACTAAATATGCCAATTCAAAATTTCAGTCATTAACCGAAGGCCTGGTAAAAAGTTTCCAGGAAAAATCACGTTTGCTGAGCGAGCACATGTCGCCGGCAGATGCACGAATACAGCATTTTATCGATGATTACCTAAAAGAGCTTGAATTTGAAAAACCTTATCGTTTGCCAAACAGTACCTTGGTGTTGAACCAGAAGAAAATGGCACGAGAGCTAAGTTTGCCGCCAAACGGCAAAGAGTTTAAAAACGATTTGTTAAGCTCTTATCGTTTAAAACAGGGGATTCTAAATAATCCGGCCGCGGATAAGCGAACAACAAAAGGAACTTTTCATATTGTGCGTGGCGGTCTTCCGGTGCCTACTGATAAAAAAGAAGTGCCGAAAATTGCCTTCGCACATCTTTTACATGCAGCAGTAAATCCAACCGACGAGTTAATGACCTTGCCTTTTACTTCGGCACAAGATAAAAAGGCTAAAGTAATGGTGTCGCTGTTGCTGCGCCCGGTAGTTTGCCCTGAAGTGCCCGGCATTGTTAGCGAAAAGAGTATGGAAGTACGCTTTTTTGCACCCGGAAGTTTGGTGAGCAACCTCGACTTTGTAGAAACCATTTTTGGTAATGCCGGCGATCCAAACCTGGCCGTAAACGATGCCGGACTTGATGTTGAACACTGGACCGGCCATACCGGGTGTATTATTTTGGCTCCGCACCTGACAACACTTAAGAAGAAAGATGTTGGACTGCCACATTACGATGATGCTTCGGAGCGTCAGAAACGAGATGGCATGTGTTGGAAAGACGAAAATGAGTTGTATAATGATGGTGGTGCTTTTAAAATTACCTGCCGCGATGATAGGGGTGTTGTAGTTACCCTTATTGCCGATAACTATTACGGTTATTCCAAAAAAGAAATAAAAACACAAATAAGCTACTCAGCCAACTTATTTGGTTTGGTTGAAGAAGAACATGCTGGTGGAGCGATTGCTTTCCCGCGTGGAAATATGAGCGACAGTGTTTTTGGTAACAATTTTACTAAAAAGTTCGATCAGCCCTATTCTTTCGATGAAGTGAAAAAGTTGTTGGGCAACCGCATCGATGTACAAGATGGAAACTACGCTATTGATAAAAAATATGCTGATGTGGTTTATATTCCTGAAAGTGCTGATATTGATGTAGAGAAAAGTTCAGTCAGCTGGAAATATAAAAATAAAGATTACAGTCTGAAGCTTTCGCCAAATAAAACTTATGTGCATCCTACCGGACATAAATTTCAGTTGGTAAAACATCCAACTCAGGCACTTTGGCGTATTATCGATACGGCTCCCGAGGGAATGTTTTGCCATAAACCAAGTACTGTTTCCGGAGGTGGAAAATCAGAGATCTCAAAATCGATGCAAAATGCCATTAAATTCGGGTATTTCTATATCGAGAACCTTGAATTGGTTGAAAATATGGTTGATGAGATTATTAATAAAGACTATTCTGGCCGATGGAAAAATGTTCGCCCTAACGCTGATCCTTCGCGCTCCTTCCTGAGCAAAGAACGTACGTTAGGGTCGGCAGTAAAATTGTTAACCCCATCCGATCAATACAGCGATGCGTATAATAAATTTCTGAAAGATCTGCCCGACAATGTTCGCACATTGGCCTTCTTTGTTAAACGTCACTACCGTGGCAACGAAGAAAAAGGGTTAAAATGGCGCGAGTTATTTAATGTTGAAATTGTTAATGGCCGCCCTGGAAATGTATTGCGTTACAAACACAATCCAATTACCGCCAGTTATGTGCGTATTGGTTTTAACGAAGAAGGTCGCTGGTATTTGCATAAACTACGTTCGGATTTTGTTCCGTCGATGAAAATTCAAACAGAGGACGATATTTCTGCTACCATTACTGTACCGTCTAATATGCTGAAAAATCTGAATAAGGAATACACTAATCCGAGTGTGAAACTGGTTACCAATTGCGAGAGTTATTTATTTCAGCGCCCGGATGAAGCAGTTATCAGAGGCTATGATAAAGAAGCAGAAAAGGAAATTGTGGATAACAATACTTTCCTGACGAATTATGAGCCTTTATCACGCGAAAATGCAATTGAACTGATTGATGATGCAATTAGTTTTGAGAAA
It includes:
- the hrpB gene encoding ATP-dependent helicase HrpB, producing the protein MHSKSEKLSFNPHNTNLPIVEVIGEVKQHLQKENTLIVHAPPGAGKSTVIPLVLLDEKWLNGQKIIMLEPRRLAARSIANRLAELLGEQVGKRVGYRIRFDSCVSKTTQLEVVTEGILTRMLQNDNALEGVGMVIFDEFHERSLFADVALALSHEAQQILRPDLRIMIMSATLNMPQLTQLLKAPSVVSEGRQYPVDIHYEGDNDLKLLPELTSRVVSKAVAKNEGDILVFLPGEAEIKNTEAILRSKHKGIAIHPLYGQLPPQKQFAAIMPSREGRRKIILATTIAETSLTIEGVKVVVDCGFSRTLKFNPNTGLSRLETVEITNDSADQRAGRAGRLGPGVCYRMWSKATHHRLNKHRTPEIEEADLASLALEMAKWGVDDIIKLTWLTPPPKGHVLQANELLEQLEAIENGKITEHGKAIHQLPCHPRLAHMLLLAQNNDLTALACDIAAILEERDPLNRDAGIDINLRIEALRRYRTGSLKNKRLKHIAKISAQYQKMLSVVEDNSPTDPFETGLLLAYAYPERIAHATPGNNAQFKLANGNIAAAGHEDDLAHEEWLSIASVNARDGVGRIFLASPLNPRDLAPMVKSVESINWDTKRGGFSAFSELRIGSIILQQKPLQDYNIDQKIKAISDAIKKEGAWLLNFNQEVEQWQNRINSLRIWDKNHEWPDVSTNLLLSTNNDWLSPYLADIKKPEDLKKIDLKKVLQHHLNYNLQQLLDKLAPERLQVPSGSNIKLKYGQAGEAPILEVRLQEVFGLLETPTVNNGNVKVLLHLLSPGFKPVQVTNDLKSFWNNTYFEVKKELKARYPKHHWPDNPLEAEPLRGVKNKRN
- a CDS encoding exodeoxyribonuclease III is translated as MKLISWNVNGIRAVAKKNFFEDFKLLDADILCLQETKAQDDQVAETLAPINDYHIYSNSAEKKGYSGTAILTKTEPISVSRDMGIDIHDTEGRVLCLEYESFYLINVYVPNSGSALKRLDYRQEWDLTFFNYLKELEKRKPVIICGDFNVAHRPIDLARPKPNYNKSAGFMQQEIDGMDRFTQGGLLDTFRHFYPDVTDKYSWWSYRAGARGKNVGWRIDYFLVSESFIPNVQKAYILNEVMGSDHCPVGIEIAV
- a CDS encoding OmpP1/FadL family transporter, with protein sequence MKHFNVKTLLVFMAGLFISSQTFATDGYFSVGYGTINKGLAGAGIAFYQGSLINGNPAGNVFLGSKYQLGVNFFNPNRQYTVTGNPSGMEGTFGLMPGTIESDSKLFLMPSAGANWMISDNSSISAALFGNGGMNTDYPTATFYDPTSETTGVNLAQLFGNITYSTKLGEKHSIGVTAVLAYQYFEAKGLTAFGAFSSNPSALSGNGTDSGLGYGFKIGYLGQVADNFTIGLTYQSKVFMSEFDDYAGLFAEQGDFDIPSSWTAGFAWEFVDDFTVMADVKQIMFGDIKSIGNPMSNLNNAMMGDATSMLGGDNGAGFGWDNIMVYKIGFNYAGVDTWEFRAGLSIGDNPISESEVMFNILAPGVIENQVALGLSKEVGRSGNQFHLALNYAMNTSVEGANPLDPPSGQTIEIEMNQFELELGFSF